The following proteins are co-located in the Diaphorobacter sp. HDW4B genome:
- a CDS encoding plasmid replication/partition related protein, whose product MTYELPANANPDNKLDNPTADDIVVLPELKAYIDPLTTDEYESLERSIMDEGCRDSLVLWGNILIDGHNRFGICQKNNLPFHTVQNTRFKSMDDVHLWMIDQHLGRRSVSEFQRGVLALRKREIIAERRAAAAAAVVAAKAEAKEANGGEQAPWEGDTDPVVAKALASVAKVPDEALDTRESLARAARLTASQVKMIETIQEHAAPEVVAAVKSGELSLNAAAVVSSLTQEEQAAAAQGGAQELKAAAKRVRESKKKPKAEAVESASDDMEASAETAPSVDELRKRVTELEAENERLRQQVKALQDLLAESA is encoded by the coding sequence ATGACCTACGAACTCCCTGCCAACGCCAACCCGGACAACAAACTCGACAACCCCACGGCCGACGACATTGTCGTGCTGCCCGAACTCAAGGCCTATATCGACCCGCTCACCACCGACGAATACGAGTCGCTGGAGCGCAGCATCATGGACGAAGGCTGCCGCGATTCGCTGGTGCTGTGGGGCAATATCCTGATCGATGGCCACAACCGTTTCGGCATCTGCCAGAAGAACAATCTGCCGTTCCACACCGTGCAGAACACGCGCTTCAAGAGCATGGACGACGTGCATCTGTGGATGATCGACCAACATCTGGGCCGCCGCAGCGTGAGCGAATTCCAGCGCGGCGTGCTGGCGCTGCGCAAGCGCGAAATCATCGCCGAGCGCCGCGCCGCTGCAGCCGCAGCCGTCGTCGCAGCCAAGGCCGAGGCCAAGGAAGCCAACGGTGGCGAACAAGCCCCGTGGGAAGGCGACACCGACCCGGTGGTCGCCAAGGCGCTGGCCAGCGTGGCCAAGGTGCCTGACGAGGCGCTCGACACCCGCGAGTCCCTCGCCCGCGCAGCGCGCCTCACGGCCAGCCAGGTGAAGATGATCGAGACCATTCAGGAACACGCAGCGCCAGAAGTGGTCGCTGCCGTGAAGTCCGGCGAACTCTCGCTCAACGCCGCCGCCGTCGTGTCGTCGCTCACGCAAGAGGAACAAGCCGCAGCCGCACAAGGCGGCGCGCAGGAACTCAAGGCCGCCGCCAAGCGCGTGCGCGAATCGAAGAAGAAGCCCAAGGCCGAGGCCGTGGAAAGCGCATCGGACGACATGGAAGCCAGCGCAGAAACCGCTCCATCCGTGGACGAGTTGCGCAAGCGCGTGACCGAGCTCGAAGCGGAAAACGAGCGCCTGCGCCAACAGGTCAAGGCGCTGCAGGATCTGCTGGCTGAATCGGCTTGA